A single region of the Rhizophagus irregularis chromosome 27, complete sequence genome encodes:
- a CDS encoding putative zinc finger protein variant 3, whose product MTPEEEVTDQVKSELEDPQVKSELEDLYTRFHKCLDLRDKYMALSLQGPSDNPKDSDEWKIYPSQYENKKKEVGSGFEFEKCEIPTEHEYTFRLDEGGVYKVYKTQEDNSSAYEVPSVRDYFMDLDDILNIISDGPAKSYAYRRLRYLESKWNMYSLLTEYQEIADSKKVPHRDFYNVRKVDTHVHLSSCMNSKHLLRFIKAKLKKSPNDEVIFRDGKVLTLAKVFKSLNLSAYDLSIDTLDTHAHKDTFHRFDKFNLKYNPVGESRLREIFLKTDNYIDGRYFAELTKEVISDLEASKYQMAEYRVSIYGRSTSEWDKLAKWIINNKLISPNVRWLIQIPRLYNVYKATGTYECYECVIKNIFEPLYEVTKNPRSHPELHVFLQRVVGFDSVDDESKAERRIHKKYPCPKEWNTGLNPPYSYYLYYMFANMVSLNQWRKARGFNTFVLRPHAGEAGDTDHLTSAFLTSQSISHGILLRKVPALQYLYYLKQIGIAMSPLSNNALFLNYERNPFLSFFQKGLNISLSTDDPLQFHFTKEPLIEEYSVAAQIWKLSASDMCELARNSVIQSGFEMAVKKHWLGKDWRLPGPDGNYIHKTNVPEIRMKFRYDTLTEELRMIEKYSKFKKEPIDKITDTMTKTGDKPLSYGNESPGGSNNFFSEGVIPGVAMFVEKVNKLGKRYRKDKSTE is encoded by the exons ATGACACCAGAAGAAGAAGTAACTG ATCAAGTTAAAAGTGAACTCGAAGACCCACAAGTTAAAAGCGAATTGGAGGATCTTTACACTCGTTTTCATAAATGTCTTGATTTACGTGATAAATATATGGCATTATCATTGCAAGGACCAAGTGACAATCCTAAAGATAGTGACGAATGGAAAATTTATCCTTCacaatatgaaaataaaaagaaagaagttGGTAGTGGTTTTGAGTTCGAGAAGTGCGAAATTCCCACAGAACATGAA TATACCTTCAGATTAGATGAAGGTGGcgtttataaagtttataaaacaCAAGAAG ATAATAGTTCAGCTTACGAAGTTCCAAGTGTCAGAGATTATTTTATGGACcttgatgatattttaaatataatttctgaTGGTCCAGCAAAAAGTTACGCATATAGAAGGCTTCGTTATTTAGAAAGTAAATGGAACATGTATTCACTTTTAACAGAATATCAGGAAATTGCTGATTCAAAG AAAGTTCCACATAgagatttttataatgttaGGAAGGTTGATACACACGTCCATTTATCTTCATGTATGAATTCTAAGCACTTGCTTCGCtttattaaagcaaaattgaaaaaatctcCAAAT GATGAAGTTATTTTCAGAGATGGCAAAGTACTTACGCTGGCTAAAGTATTTAAAAGTCTGAATTTATCTGCGTACGATCTTAGTATTGATACTTTAGATACTCAT GCCCATAAAGACACATTCCACCGATTCGACAAATtcaatttgaaatataatccAGTTGGAGAATCTCGTTTAAgggaaatatttttgaaaacggataattatattgatggaAGATATTTTGCTGAGCTTACTAAAg AGGTGATTTCAGATTTAGAAGCAAGCAAATACCAGATGGCTGAATATCGCGTTTCTATTTATGGACG CTCAACATCTGAATGGGATAAACTTGCAAAATggatcataaataataaattaatttcgcCAAATGTTCGTTGGTTAATTCAGATACCAAGACTTTATAATGTTTACAAAGCTACCGGAACTTACGAATGTTATGAATGTGTTAtcaaaa ATATCTTCGAACCTTTGTACGAGGTAACTAAAAATCCTAGATCTCATCCCGAGTTACATGTTTTCCTTCAACGCGTGGTAGGATTCGATAGTGTGGACGATGAATCTAAAGCAGAACGTCGCATACACAAGAAGTATCCATGCCCGAAAGAGTGGAATACTGGCCTTAATCCGccatattcttattatttatattatatgttcGCAAATATGGTCAGTTTGAATCAATGGAGAAAGGCTAGAGGCTTTA ataCATTCGTTCTTCGACCCCATGCTGGTGAAGCTGGTGATACTGATCATTTAACTTCTGCTTTCCTGACGTCACAATCCATATCTCACGGTATTTTGTTGCGTAAAGTTCCTGCATtgcaatatctttattatcttAAACAGATTGGAATTGCTATGTCGCCTTTATCAAACAatgcattatttttaaattatgagaGAAATCCATTCTTGAGTTTCTTTCAAAAAGGCTTAAATATAAGTTTGAGTACAGATGACCCGCTACAATTCCATTTCACAAAGGAACCACTGATAGAAGAATATAGTGTTGCTGCTCAg atttggAAATTGTCGGCGTCAGATATGTGTGAACTTGCACGTAATTCGGTTATACAAAGTGGATTTGAAATGGCAGTCAAGAAACATTGGTTAGGGAAAGATTGGCGTTTACCTGGGCCAGATGGAAATT atattCACAAAACAAACGTTCCTGAGATCAGAATGAAATTCCGTTATGATACTTTAACGGAAGAATTGAGGATGATTGAAAAGTATTCAAAATTTAAGAAAGAACCTATTGACAAAATTACGGATACGATGACAAAAACTGGAGATAAACCTTTATCGTATGGAAATGAAAGTCCAGGAGGtagtaataatttcttttcagaAGGTGTTATACCTGGTGTAGCAATGTTTGTggaaaaagttaataaattaggTAAAAGGTATCGAAAAGATAAATCTACTGAATAG
- a CDS encoding putative zinc finger protein yields the protein MADSSSTNIRNEYPFPTEQLTEEPESFMSSSSAGGLNKLRTPYYSYHVDKTIKNGDSHYWARRSSYKAEPSSGTSPMTPEEEVTDQVKSELEDPQVKSELEDLYTRFHKCLDLRDKYMALSLQGPSDNPKDSDEWKIYPSQYENKKKEVGSGFEFEKCEIPTEHEYTFRLDEGGVYKVYKTQEDNSSAYEVPSVRDYFMDLDDILNIISDGPAKSYAYRRLRYLESKWNMYSLLTEYQEIADSKKVPHRDFYNVRKVDTHVHLSSCMNSKHLLRFIKAKLKKSPNDEVIFRDGKVLTLAKVFKSLNLSAYDLSIDTLDTHAHKDTFHRFDKFNLKYNPVGESRLREIFLKTDNYIDGRYFAELTKEVISDLEASKYQMAEYRVSIYGRSTSEWDKLAKWIINNKLISPNVRWLIQIPRLYNVYKATGTYECYECVIKNIFEPLYEVTKNPRSHPELHVFLQRVVGFDSVDDESKAERRIHKKYPCPKEWNTGLNPPYSYYLYYMFANMVSLNQWRKARGFNTFVLRPHAGEAGDTDHLTSAFLTSQSISHGILLRKVPALQYLYYLKQIGIAMSPLSNNALFLNYERNPFLSFFQKGLNISLSTDDPLQFHFTKEPLIEEYSVAAQIWKLSASDMCELARNSVIQSGFEMAVKKHWLGKDWRLPGPDGNYIHKTNVPEIRMKFRYDTLTEELRMIEKYSKFKKEPIDKITDTMTKTGDKPLSYGNESPGGSNNFFSEGVIPGVAMFVEKVNKLGKRYRKDKSTE from the exons ATGGCAGATAGCAGTTCAACCAATATTAGAAATGAATACCCATTTCCAACAGAACAGCTTACTGAGGAACCGGAATCTTTTATGAGTTCATCTTCAGCCGGTGGTTTGAATAAATTGAGAACTCCATACTACTCTTATCACGTTGATAAGACCATTAAAAAT GGTGATTCTCATTATTGGGCTAGACGTTCTTCTTATAAAGCCGAACCATCCTCTGGCACTTCTCCAATGACACCAGAAGAAGAAGTAACTG ATCAAGTTAAAAGTGAACTCGAAGACCCACAAGTTAAAAGCGAATTGGAGGATCTTTACACTCGTTTTCATAAATGTCTTGATTTACGTGATAAATATATGGCATTATCATTGCAAGGACCAAGTGACAATCCTAAAGATAGTGACGAATGGAAAATTTATCCTTCacaatatgaaaataaaaagaaagaagttGGTAGTGGTTTTGAGTTCGAGAAGTGCGAAATTCCCACAGAACATGAA TATACCTTCAGATTAGATGAAGGTGGcgtttataaagtttataaaacaCAAGAAG ATAATAGTTCAGCTTACGAAGTTCCAAGTGTCAGAGATTATTTTATGGACcttgatgatattttaaatataatttctgaTGGTCCAGCAAAAAGTTACGCATATAGAAGGCTTCGTTATTTAGAAAGTAAATGGAACATGTATTCACTTTTAACAGAATATCAGGAAATTGCTGATTCAAAG AAAGTTCCACATAgagatttttataatgttaGGAAGGTTGATACACACGTCCATTTATCTTCATGTATGAATTCTAAGCACTTGCTTCGCtttattaaagcaaaattgaaaaaatctcCAAAT GATGAAGTTATTTTCAGAGATGGCAAAGTACTTACGCTGGCTAAAGTATTTAAAAGTCTGAATTTATCTGCGTACGATCTTAGTATTGATACTTTAGATACTCAT GCCCATAAAGACACATTCCACCGATTCGACAAATtcaatttgaaatataatccAGTTGGAGAATCTCGTTTAAgggaaatatttttgaaaacggataattatattgatggaAGATATTTTGCTGAGCTTACTAAAg AGGTGATTTCAGATTTAGAAGCAAGCAAATACCAGATGGCTGAATATCGCGTTTCTATTTATGGACG CTCAACATCTGAATGGGATAAACTTGCAAAATggatcataaataataaattaatttcgcCAAATGTTCGTTGGTTAATTCAGATACCAAGACTTTATAATGTTTACAAAGCTACCGGAACTTACGAATGTTATGAATGTGTTAtcaaaa ATATCTTCGAACCTTTGTACGAGGTAACTAAAAATCCTAGATCTCATCCCGAGTTACATGTTTTCCTTCAACGCGTGGTAGGATTCGATAGTGTGGACGATGAATCTAAAGCAGAACGTCGCATACACAAGAAGTATCCATGCCCGAAAGAGTGGAATACTGGCCTTAATCCGccatattcttattatttatattatatgttcGCAAATATGGTCAGTTTGAATCAATGGAGAAAGGCTAGAGGCTTTA ataCATTCGTTCTTCGACCCCATGCTGGTGAAGCTGGTGATACTGATCATTTAACTTCTGCTTTCCTGACGTCACAATCCATATCTCACGGTATTTTGTTGCGTAAAGTTCCTGCATtgcaatatctttattatcttAAACAGATTGGAATTGCTATGTCGCCTTTATCAAACAatgcattatttttaaattatgagaGAAATCCATTCTTGAGTTTCTTTCAAAAAGGCTTAAATATAAGTTTGAGTACAGATGACCCGCTACAATTCCATTTCACAAAGGAACCACTGATAGAAGAATATAGTGTTGCTGCTCAg atttggAAATTGTCGGCGTCAGATATGTGTGAACTTGCACGTAATTCGGTTATACAAAGTGGATTTGAAATGGCAGTCAAGAAACATTGGTTAGGGAAAGATTGGCGTTTACCTGGGCCAGATGGAAATT atattCACAAAACAAACGTTCCTGAGATCAGAATGAAATTCCGTTATGATACTTTAACGGAAGAATTGAGGATGATTGAAAAGTATTCAAAATTTAAGAAAGAACCTATTGACAAAATTACGGATACGATGACAAAAACTGGAGATAAACCTTTATCGTATGGAAATGAAAGTCCAGGAGGtagtaataatttcttttcagaAGGTGTTATACCTGGTGTAGCAATGTTTGTggaaaaagttaataaattaggTAAAAGGTATCGAAAAGATAAATCTACTGAATAG
- a CDS encoding putative zinc finger protein variant 2: MADSSSTNIRNEYPFPTEQLTEEPESFMSSSSAGGLNKLRTPYYSYHVDKTIKNGDSHYWARRSSYKAEPSSGTSPMTPEEEVTDQVKSELEDPQVKSELEDLYTRFHKCLDLRDKYMALSLQGPSDNPKDSDEWKIYPSQYENKKKEVGSGFEFEKCEIPTEHEYTFRLDEGGVYKVYKTQEDNSSAYEVPSVRDYFMDLDDILNIISDGPAKSYAYRRLRYLESKWNMYSLLTEYQEIADSKKVPHRDFYNVRKVDTHVHLSSCMNSKHLLRFIKAKLKKSPNDEVIFRDGKVLTLAKVFKSLNLSAYDLSIDTLDTHAHKDTFHRFDKFNLKYNPVGESRLREIFLKTDNYIDGRYFAELTKEVISDLEASKYQMAEYRVSIYGRSTSEWDKLAKWIINNKLISPNVRWLIQIPRLYNVYKATGTYECYECVIKNIFEPLYEVTKNPRSHPELHVFLQRVVGFDSVDDESKAERRIHKKYPCPKEWNTGLNPPYSYYLYYMFANMVSLNQWRKARGFMFFLFRYIRSSTPCW, translated from the exons ATGGCAGATAGCAGTTCAACCAATATTAGAAATGAATACCCATTTCCAACAGAACAGCTTACTGAGGAACCGGAATCTTTTATGAGTTCATCTTCAGCCGGTGGTTTGAATAAATTGAGAACTCCATACTACTCTTATCACGTTGATAAGACCATTAAAAAT GGTGATTCTCATTATTGGGCTAGACGTTCTTCTTATAAAGCCGAACCATCCTCTGGCACTTCTCCAATGACACCAGAAGAAGAAGTAACTG ATCAAGTTAAAAGTGAACTCGAAGACCCACAAGTTAAAAGCGAATTGGAGGATCTTTACACTCGTTTTCATAAATGTCTTGATTTACGTGATAAATATATGGCATTATCATTGCAAGGACCAAGTGACAATCCTAAAGATAGTGACGAATGGAAAATTTATCCTTCacaatatgaaaataaaaagaaagaagttGGTAGTGGTTTTGAGTTCGAGAAGTGCGAAATTCCCACAGAACATGAA TATACCTTCAGATTAGATGAAGGTGGcgtttataaagtttataaaacaCAAGAAG ATAATAGTTCAGCTTACGAAGTTCCAAGTGTCAGAGATTATTTTATGGACcttgatgatattttaaatataatttctgaTGGTCCAGCAAAAAGTTACGCATATAGAAGGCTTCGTTATTTAGAAAGTAAATGGAACATGTATTCACTTTTAACAGAATATCAGGAAATTGCTGATTCAAAG AAAGTTCCACATAgagatttttataatgttaGGAAGGTTGATACACACGTCCATTTATCTTCATGTATGAATTCTAAGCACTTGCTTCGCtttattaaagcaaaattgaaaaaatctcCAAAT GATGAAGTTATTTTCAGAGATGGCAAAGTACTTACGCTGGCTAAAGTATTTAAAAGTCTGAATTTATCTGCGTACGATCTTAGTATTGATACTTTAGATACTCAT GCCCATAAAGACACATTCCACCGATTCGACAAATtcaatttgaaatataatccAGTTGGAGAATCTCGTTTAAgggaaatatttttgaaaacggataattatattgatggaAGATATTTTGCTGAGCTTACTAAAg AGGTGATTTCAGATTTAGAAGCAAGCAAATACCAGATGGCTGAATATCGCGTTTCTATTTATGGACG CTCAACATCTGAATGGGATAAACTTGCAAAATggatcataaataataaattaatttcgcCAAATGTTCGTTGGTTAATTCAGATACCAAGACTTTATAATGTTTACAAAGCTACCGGAACTTACGAATGTTATGAATGTGTTAtcaaaa ATATCTTCGAACCTTTGTACGAGGTAACTAAAAATCCTAGATCTCATCCCGAGTTACATGTTTTCCTTCAACGCGTGGTAGGATTCGATAGTGTGGACGATGAATCTAAAGCAGAACGTCGCATACACAAGAAGTATCCATGCCCGAAAGAGTGGAATACTGGCCTTAATCCGccatattcttattatttatattatatgttcGCAAATATGGTCAGTTTGAATCAATGGAGAAAGGCTAGAGGCTTTA tgttctttttatttagataCATTCGTTCTTCGACCCCATGCTGGTGA